A single window of Nicotiana sylvestris chromosome 5, ASM39365v2, whole genome shotgun sequence DNA harbors:
- the LOC104225000 gene encoding protein IQ-DOMAIN 3-like produces MQIILSREKRQTLQRMGKKGSCFSAVKKVLCTKNKKKEKQNQKSRKWFQKQKNADLDSSGAHTTTADPAAAPPIEQMRFAEAENEQNEHSYAGALATAVTARELGESKEEFAAIMIQTAFRGYMARRGFRALRGLVRLKKMVEGQSVKRQATSALRYMHTVARVQSEIHTRRIRMLEDKMALFQQKNEKEQEKLIASKFGDIWNDSTQSREQVEANLQSKQEAALRRERALAYAYTHQKTQRHPSKATNQTFTDSKNPQWGWSCLERRMVSRLWEDKSAFDKELNSIQHTAKLPTNHATSVGEFDHSRRDFHLDNVPSPTAHKQSQSPSTPRSTPVRIRLANPRRSSNVDGDSRSIANGQSDRGRRHSISSIREHESLARFPHVPSYMAAKESAKTTKLHLPSSLDFKKNGTPEKGTCNSAKKRLSFSTSPRGPRRHSDPQS; encoded by the exons AT GCAGATTATTTTGTCAAGAGAAAAGAGACAAACTTTGCAGAG AATGGGGAAAAAGGGAAGCTGTTTTTCTGCAGTAAAAAAGGTTCTTTGTACTAAGAACAAGAAGAAAGAGAAG CAAAACCAAAAATCTAGAAAATGGTTCCAGAAGCAGAAGAACGCGGACTTGGATTCTTCCGGTGCACATACCACAACAGCGGATCCTGCAGCCGCTCCTCCTATAGAGCAGATGAGATTCGCGGAAGCCGAGAATGAGCAAAATGAGCATTCCTACGCTGGTGCGCTTGCTACTGCTGTTACAGCACGTGAATTAGGTGAATCGAAGGAAGAGTTTGCAGCTATCATGATACAAACAGCTTTTCGTGGATATATG GCTAGGAGGGGATTCAGGGCTTTGAGAGGACTAGTGAGGTTGAAGAAAATGGTTGAAGGGCAATCTGTCAAACGGCAAGCCACTTCTGCTTTAAGGTACATGCATACAGTAGCTCGTGTTCAATCTGAGATTCATACCAGAAGAATTAGAATGTTAGAGGACAAGATGGCTCTCTTCCAACAGAAGAACGAGAAGGAGCAGGAGAAGTTGATAGCATCC AAATTTGGGGATATTTGGAATGACAGCACACAGTCAAGGGAACAAGTTGAAGCAAACCTCCAAAGCAAGCAGGAGGCtgccttgagaagggaaagggctTTGGCTTATGCATACACACATCAG AAAACACAGAGGCATCCTTCAAAAGCTACAAATCAGACATTCACGGACTCGAAAAATCCCCAGTGGGGCTGGAGTTGTTTGGAGCGACGGATGGTTTCACGCCTATGGGAAGACAAAAGTGCATTTGACAAAGAACTTAACAGTATTCAACACACTGCAAAGCTCCCAACCAACCATGCCACTTCTGTTGGTGAATTTGATCACTCTCGTCGTGATTTTCACCTTGACAATGTGCCTTCTCCAACCGCTCATAAACAAAGCCAATCACCATCAACACCTCGGTCAACGCCAGTGAGAATAAGGCTAGCAAACCCAAGGAGAAGTAGTAATGTGGATGGAGACTCAAGAAGCATTGCCAATGGTCAGTCGGATCGTGGAAGGAGGCATAGCATATCGTCAATTAGAGAACACGAAAGCCTCGCGAGATTCCCACATGTTCCTAGTTACATGGCAGCAAAAGAATCAGCAAAGACGACCAAGTTGCATTTACCAAGTTCATTGGATTTCAAGAAGAATGGAACACCAGAGAAGGGAACATGTAATTCTGCAAAGAAACGATTGTCTTTTTCGACATCTCCTCGTGGTCCAAGGAGGCATTCTGATCCACAAAGTTAG
- the LOC104225001 gene encoding protein PHOSPHATE STARVATION RESPONSE 1-like: MDMRRTLCIQRSSEAQHSNMGVSGAMSTSLSILPSLEEKYLKLPDSLYVFTEKERTANLISSQAIPSASRSGTVGHLLSSSSGPQKDFHFSPTSSQENRQHNYAFISSEASAATCQSSLLCMHSTSLDNYPIGNSSNSWGKDAYHDFTNFPTNVPVQNGRVENLPVVMASDDHAKRSDWQEWADQLINDDDVLHSSWSNILVDVNPPDSEPKLLGASEVLACRPQPTPIAPCEQSFPVGSPSSSTALTKSRMRWTPELHEVFVEAVSKLGGSEKATPKGVLKLMNVEGLTIYHVKSHLQKYRTARYKPEPSEGTPEKKPTSVTEMPSLDLKATMGITEALRMQMEVQKQLHEQLEIQRKLQLRIEEQGKYLEMMFEKTKGMGKDLKISSSLKTDEHPSPSTKTKHLPPNDKSEALEQDPLSSNNASSSAGEFTHGKNKEGNSLERETCEDHGSDVRDLCSPPSKRAKTEETSAS, translated from the exons ATGGACATGCGCCGTACATTATGTATTCAAAGATCTAGTGAAGCACAACACAGCAACATGGGTGTCTCTGGAGCTATGTCAACATCTTTATCCATTTTGCCGTCATTGGAAGAGAAGTATCTGAAATTGCCAGATTCTCTGTATGTGTTCACAGAAAAGGAGCGAACCGCAAACCTCATTTCCTCACAGGCAATCCCATCAGCATCTAGGAGTGGAACAGTAGGGCATCTATTATCTTCCTCTTCTGGACCACAGAAAGATTTTCACTTTTCTCCTACCTCTTCTCAAGAAAATAGGCAACATAACTATGCATTTATTTCAAGTGAAGCTTCTGCAGCGACCTGCCAATCTTCACTCTTATGTATGCATTCGACATCATTGGATAATTACCCTATTGGGAACAGCAGTAATTCCTGGGGCAAAGATGCATATCATGACTTCACCAATTTTCCTACGAATGTTCCTGTTCAGAATGGCCGAGTGGAAAACCTTCCAGTTGTCATGGCATCTGATGACCATGCTAAGAGATCTGATTGGCAGGAGTGGGCTGATCAGCTAATTAATGATGATGATGTTTTGCATTCGAGCTGGAGCAATATTCTTGTTGATGTCAATCCTCCAGATTCAGAACCTAAG CTGCTTGGAGCATCTGAAGTCCTTGCTTGTCGGCCCCAACCTACTCCTATTGCACCTTGCGAGCAAAGTTTCCCAGTTGGTAGCCCGTCATCTTCCACAGCGTTGACGAAATCTCGTATGCGTTGGACACCTGAGCTTCATGAAGTCTTTGTAGAAGCTGTCAGTAAGCTTGGCGGTAGCGAAA AAGCTACACCAAAGGGTGTCTTGAAGCTCATGAATGTTGAAGGCCTAACCATCTATCATGTCAAAAGCCACTTGCAG AAATATAGAACTGCCAGATACAAACCAGAACCATCGGAAG GAACACCGGAAAAGAAGCCCACCAGTGTGACAGAGATGCCATCTTTGGACCTGAAAGC GACTATGGGGATAACAGAGGCACTAAGAATGCAGATGGAAGTCCAAAAGCAGCTTCATGAACAACTTGAG ATCCAAAGAAAGTTGCAGTTGCGGATTGAAGAACAGGGTAAATACCTCGAAATGATGTTTGAGAAGACAAAAGGCATGGGGAAAGATCTAAAGATATCATCATCACTAAAAACAGATGAACATCCTTCACCATCCACCAAGACGAAGCATTTGCCTCCCAACGATAAATCAGAAGCACTAGAGCAGGATCCTCTTAGTTCGAACAATGCTTCAAGTTCCGCAGGGGAGTTTACACATGGCAAAAACAAGGAAGGGAACTCACTGGAAAGGGAAACTTGTGAAGATCACGGCTCAGATGTTAGAGACTTGTGTTCACCTCCATCGAAACGAGCAAAAACTGAGGAAACATCAGCTTCATGA